The following is a genomic window from Flavobacterium crassostreae.
GTGGAATTAACGGTTTTTATCATATCTTCGTTTAGTCGAAAATACACGGTTTAAAAATCCCCAACCTCGCCAAGCGACGGGACGTTATGTGGCATAGCTCCGAAAATTCGTTTTTAAAATAGAAAATTAACGTTTTTAAGCATATATTTTTTAAAAGTAATGTAAGTTAAAACCTCCCTCCTATTCTCTTAGAAACGGCTTTTTATTGCCGAAAATCGGGCGAATTAGTATAATTTTTCACCAAATAATATTTAAGGAAAATAAAGTATAAAAGGAATAAATGTTGCGATTTAAAACCGAAAAAATCAATCAAAATAAGTTGCATAAAAGAGAGTGAACAGGAATTTAAGCCCAAAAGCGAAAAAGGTTTGATGGGATTGAAACGGATTTTTTTTGCGACGTCAAAAGTGTGTGATGATATTTTCAGAGTGTTTATTTTACAAAAGAAAATCTTTAATTTTATAAGAAAAACTACTCAATAATGTGTTTTTTAAATGGAAAATGTTTCTGTTTTTAAAGAGAATTCCTGTCAAAAAAAGCAAGATAGAAGTACTTTGTGGCTATTGCTACGCCACATAACACACGTCTCAAGCAATTTGCAGATTCTGTGGAATTACCGTTTTTAATTGTATATTCGTTACGCAGAAAATAATCGCATCCAAAAGCTGCAAACTGCATGAGGCGCGAAGACGTTAGCACCAATTTTAGAAAACCGAAAAATGACGAAAATAACAACACTTTTTTTAATATTTTTTATTTCATTTTGCACATTCGGACAATCAATTGATGAGCGGTTTACCCAGAAGAAAATGAAACAAGATTTTGAAATTTTTAAACAAATATCAAAGCAAACAAATTCAGGGCTTTATAAATACCGAACCAAACAACAGATTGATAGTATTTATAATTGGGGAAATCTTCAAATTGAAAAGTTAATAACTTACAGAGATTTTTATAATCTAATTTGCACAATTTCAAATTTTGAAGGAAGTGTACACAATAATGTTTCTTTGCCGAAAATTTGAAAAATGAAATTTACGGCTATTTTCCATATCCTATTAAATGGATTGATGACAAGTGGCTTATAAATATTGATAGTGAACAAATTCCTTTGGGTGCAGAAATTATTGAACTAAACGACACAAAAACAGAAAAAATTATTCCTGAACTTTATAAATATTATTCGACCGATGGAAATAATCTAACAGGTAAAAGAATAGGTTTAATGACTAGTTTTTCAAAGTATTACAGACTTCATTTTGGCTTAACTCAAAACTTCAAAATAAATTATGTAAATCCAATTTCAAAACAGTTAGAAACAAAAAATGTAGAAGGTGTTGATTACAAAACATATATAGAAAACTTTCGTAAAATGCATTCAATGTCTGTTGACCAATATTATTATGCAGATTTAAAAGAAAATCAAAAGTATAAATACAAACAGTTGGATTCAATTACTGGAATTCTAACTATTCAAACTTTCGATATGGGAAATGAAACAACAAAAGAACATTTAAAATACAATCAATTTTTAGACAGTATTTTTGCAGATATTAAAACAGAAGGATTGAAAAATTTAATCGTTGATGTTCGTAACAATGGTGGCGGAACAGACCCAAATGATTTGATAACATATTCATATTTAACAAATAGAAAATTTCAAGAAAATATTCAAGCGTGGATAAGCTTTAACAAAATTCCAATGTTAAAATACATCGACCATAAAGTTCCGAGTTTTATAAGACCTTTATTCATTGGTAAATTTAATAAAGAATTTCAACAAATTTTCCCACAAGAAAAAAATGGTAAGTTTTATCAAGATGAAAATTCGGACGACCATAAAATTAGAACCCCAAATCAAAATGCCTTTACAGGCAATGTTTATCTTTTAACAAGTCCAAAAATTGCATCAGCAGGAAGTCTTTTTGCAGCAATGCTAGCGGGTAATGAAAATACAACAACAATTGGAGAAGAAACAATGGGAGGTTATTACGGACACAACGGACATACATCATTAGAATATAAATTACCAAAATCTAAAATCATTATACAATTTTCAGTAGTAAATTTAGAACAAGATGTTCCGAAAAAAGAAAATCAAAAATACAACAGAGGTATTATTCCAGATTATAATATTACTCAAACTTTTAGTGACTTCCTAAATAATACAGACACGCAAATGAATTTTACTTTGAAACTAATTAAGAAAAAATAAAAACTGGTGCTAACAGCAGTTTGGCAAAATGGCGGGTTCGGTGCTATATTGAAGATTTGGTTTTCAAATAAACATTAGTGCTAAAATGAAAGTAACTGCTTCTAAATCCGCCACTTCGCCAAGCGGCAAAACGTTAGCGGTCAGGCAAAAAAAAACGGAACTAATCAACTGAAAATGAAGAGAATATTTATATCAATAATGGCAATTACACTATTTGCAAACTGCAATAATTCGAACAATAATACTGTTGATAAATCTGACCGATTTGAATTAGTTCCAGAAGCCGACAAAGATATAAGAGAAGAATATGAAAAACAGAAGGATTTAAAGCAGATTAATTGTTCCTTTTCTAATCCTGATACTTCAGTTATTGGAATTAAAATTCGTAATGTTGAAAGTACTATAAAAATTTTGGGAGAAAAGACGAAATTACAAGGTGACTCTTCTCATATTTTTATTTCTAGAGACAATAATCAAAAACTTAGTTTAACGGTACATCCTGGAGATTTACATAACCAAATAAGTATTTTTAAAATTTCTTATTTTAAAAACTCAAATCACAACTACAAAAAAATAAATTCAAAGGAATTTGAAACCGAAAAAGGAATTAAATTAGGAATAAACAAAAAAGAAATTATTGAAAAACTTGGAAATTGTTATGTAGCAAAAGACAGCGTACAAACTTCGATTACACTTAATTACAGACTTGAAAGTCCAGCTGACAGCAAAACAAAATTACTAAAAAGTAATAATATGCCAATTTATTACGCAACATATATGCTGAAAAATGATAAACTAGAAAGAATTGAATTTGGATTTGAGTATCCATAGAACGTAAAAGCCCGACCGCTAACACACGTCTTGCGCCATTTGCGAATTTAGTGGAATTATCGTTTTTTTATCGTATTTTCGTTCAGCCGAAAATACTCGTCTTCGTAAGTCGCAAACGGCGCAAGGCGCGAGAACGTTACAGGGCATAGCTACGCAGATTCGGAGAATTCAATAACCTAGCGCAACAAATGATAAATTTTATCTTTGTTGAATTATGGAAAAAAAGTACAAGCGATTATCCTTAGAAGAACGTATTATAATTGAGACATTACTTAAGGAAAACAGGACCGAAAACTACATTGGAAAGCAATTAAATCGAAATCGATCTACCATAACCCGAGAAGTAAATCTTTGGGTAAGAAACCCAACCGATATTTACAAGGCTGATTTAGCACATTGGTATGCTTTAGAAACCAATAAAAACAAAAGAACTCAAGACAAAATAAATTCATATCCTAAACTTAAGATATTCGTTTACAGAAGCTTATTAAAAGGAACGAGCCCTGAATTAATGGCTGGACAAATCAAGTTATTATATCCAAATGACCCTATCATGTCTATTTCTTATGAATCTATATATAAACATATTTATAGGTCTAGGCAGTCTACTTTAGGCAAAAAACTAATCAAACTCCTCCCCTATCATCATCACAAAAGACGAGACAAAAGAAAATTTGGTAAAAAAAGAACACGGATCAAAGACCAAGTCAGTATTGACCTAAGACCTATTGAAATTGAAAAACGTCTGGAAGCAGGGCACTTAGAAGGTGATTTGATGATTGGTGTCGGACACAAAAGTGCCATTGGAACCATCGTAGATAGAAAAACTAGATATGTTATTATTGTACCAATCAGCAACAGAAAATCAAAAACAGTAACTCATGAATTTGCAAAGCTGTTAAATAAACATCCTCAATACCTCAGAAAAACAATGACTTACGATAACGGAATGGAAATGGCTAATCATAAATGGCTCTCTGAAAAGACTGGAATGGATATTTATTTTGCACATCCTTACTCCTCATGGGAAAGAGGCACAAATGAAAATACTAATGGACTAATTAGAAGGTTTTTACCCAAAGGAACCGACTTTAACACAATAACTACTGAAGAGCTGAAACGAATAGAAAACAACCTAAATAACAGACCTAGAAAGGTTTTAGGTTTCAAAACACCTAATGAAATGAGGAACCAAGAAATTAATAAAATCAGTAACACACAGGCTTAATTTTGGAAATAACTTTTGGCTCCTTAAAAAGCCAAAAAAGTTATTCTAAAATTAAGCACATTATCTAAGAAAAATACTAAATTTGATTTATTAAAAATAACTAACGATGTTGCGCTAGACCCTTGAATCCGCCTTCAGGAGAATTCAAGAATCTAACACAATTTTTAACTTACATTATTTTATAATTTTATGGCAAACATATTTGAATATTATTTAGTTGACTGGCTCGGAATATCACTTAGTCTTTTATCAGTTTATATGTTAGGTAATAAAAATAAATGGGGGTTTATAATTTTTGCTATCTCAAATGTGGTATGGATGTTTCTAGGATTTGTTTTAATGAACAGTTTGGGAACAGCAATTGGAAATGCCGTATTTCTAGTAATAAATATTCGTGGATACATAAACTGGAAAAATGTACCCGAAGAAAAAAGTTGTTGATTATTAGACATAGATGATGAATTCGGATTTTAGTAGAAAATATTCTTTAATGAATTTTATCTAAAAGCTTCTCTACTATTTTGAAAGGTAGAAATCTCAAAATAAACATTGAGTTGAATTTACATTGCCGAAAAAAAGAAACTTTAACGGCACTATAGATGAAAAAAAGTTTTGTCAAAAATTAAACTTAACTTTGATAAAAGTCAAAAAAGAAGCTGTTTTAAAAGTAGATAACAATCAAATAAATCTTTGTCTAAATTAAAATATTGAGCGAAATTAACAGAAACTGACAAGTTTGACACATATTGCTACGCCCTGTAACACACGCTACAAGCAATTTGGGTATTAGGCTTAATTTGAAGTTGGTTTTGTATTTGGAAGATTTGGCAAATCCGAAGAATAGGCTTAATTTAGTCCCAAACTGCTTGTAGCGCGGGGACGTTACAGGGCATAGCTCCGAAAATTCGTTTTTAAAATAGAAAATTAACGTTTTTAAGCATATATATTTTAAAAGTAATGTAAGTCAAAACTCTCCCCTCCTTTTCTCTTAGAAACGGCTTTTTATTGCCGAAAAATGGGGCGAATTAGTATAATTTTTCACCAAATAATATTTAAGGAAAATAAAGTATAAAAGGAATAAATGTTGTAATTAAAAACAGAAAAACTCAATCAAAATAAGTTGCATAAAAGAGTGTGACCAGAAATTTAAGCCCAAAAGCGAAAAAGGTTAGACGGAATTGAAACGGATTTTTTTTGCGACTTCAAAAGTGTGTAATGATATTTTCAGAGTGTTTATTTTACGAAAGAAAATTTTTAATTTTATAAGAAAAACCACTCAATAATTTGTTTTTTAAATGGAAAATGTTTCTGTTTTAAAGAGAATTCCCGCCAAAAAAAGTAAGATTGAAGTGTTTTATGGCTATTGCTACGCCCTGTAACACACGTCTCAAGCAATTTGCAGATTCTGTGGAATTACCGTTTTTAATTGTATATTCGTTATAAAGAAAATAATCGCATCCAAAAGCTGCAAACTGCATGAGGCGCGAGGACGTTGTGCGTCAGTTTAGAACGACAGAAATCCGAAAGAAAATTGATTACCAAAATGAAATTTAAGATAAAATATATTTTACCGCTTTTTGTGGCTCTACTTTTTTTAAGTTTCAAAAACTTATCAAATCCAGTTTTCATAATTGGTCATTTAAAGCCAAAAAATGCAGAACTGAAAAATGATATAATTGGTCTGAAAATTTTTGTGAAAGCAGATGGAAAAATATTAGCAGAAAGTTATACTGACCAAAATGGAGATTTCAATTTGACATTTACACCCGAAAACGAAAAATCATTTGACTTTTTTTGTAGCGGTATTGGAATTGGAACAATTTTGCTAAAATCTGTAACTAATTTTGAAAGTGAAAATATAGAAATGAGTTTGGATTATACTGCAAAATATAAGAAAACTATTTTAGGTAAAGTTATTTGTCTAAAATGCAAAAAAGCCGACAAAGTATACGAAATACTATATTCAGATCCACCAATTGTAACCCGAAAAATCAATAAATTTGGAGACACAATTTACAGCAAAATTTATAAAAACAAATATAGAGAAGGTTGCATAGTTGAACCTGCAAAATATTATTGCGAAAGAGATGATGTTAAATTTTAATAAATAAAAAACCGAACGCACAACAGCTGTTTTGAGCTAGCTGGAGTTTAGTGGAATTACCGTTTCGCATCAATTTTCTGCAAAGCCGAAAATTGAGCGGTTACGAACTTCCAGCCATCTCAAAGCAGCGGGACGTTATGTGGCATAGCTCCGAAAATTCGTTTTTAAAATAGAAAATTAACGTTTTTAAGCATATATTTTTTAAAAGTAATGTAAGTTAAAACCTCCCTCCTATTCTCTTAGAAACGGCTTTTTATTGCCGAAAATCGGGCGAATTAGTATAATTTTTCACCAAATAATATTTAAGGAAAATAAAGTATAAAAGGAATAAATGTTGCGATTTAAAACCGAAAAAATCAATCAAAATAAGTTGCATAAAAGAGAGTGAACAGAAATTTAAGCCCAAAAGCGAAAAAGGTTTGATGGAATTGAAACGGATTTTTTTTGCGACGTCAAAAGTGTGTAATGATATTTTCAGAGTGTTTATTTTACAAAAGACAATCTTTAATTTTATAAGAAAAACTACTCAATAATGTGTTTTTTAAATGGAAAATGTTTGTGTTTTTAAAGAGAATTCCCGCCAAAAAAAGCAAGATAAGAAGTACTTTGTGGCTATTGCTACGCCACATAACACACGTCTCAAGCAATTTGCAGATTCTGTGGAATTACCGTTTTTAATTGTATATTCGTTACGCAGAAAATAATCGCATCCAAAAGCTGCAAACTGCATGAGGCGCGAAGACGTTATGGGCTAGTTTTGCCCATTTTGCGCAGATAAAGCCGTTTTTATAAGAAAAAACTGTTTATAATTTTAAGGTTTAGAGTTCTAAATTCTTTAAAAAAGCTCAAAAAAAATGGATTCTTAAAATCTAAAAAAACAGGTTTTGTTGTTTAAAGAGTATTACTAAAAAACTGAAAATAATCCAAAACAAAATAATGACTTAAAACAGCGTGATTTGTGGTTTTCAGAGTGATTTTTTTAAACAAGAAAATCCCCAAGTTGAAGCGCAAACGGCATTTTATCAGCGTGACGTAAAAAATTAAATGAGTGTAATTTGTTCCTTACAAAGTGATTATCCAAATAAGAAAAATCTCGGATTTAAATCTTAAAAAAAATCAATAAGGAAAATTAAAAAGCTGAAATAGAGTGATTTGTTTTTTAAAGAGTGAGTATCTAAATAAAAAAAATCTCGTATTTAAAGCCAAAAAATGTTTGCGTTTTTAGGTTTGGGGAGAAAAAACCAGCCCATAACAATCGTCTTAACTAATTTGCAGATTCTGTGGAATTACCGTTTTTAATTGTATATTCGTTATGAAGAAAAACATCCGTATCCAAAGCCTGCAAACTAGTTAAGGCGGGAACGTTGCCTGCAAGCGTAGAGCGACACAACTCTAAAAGACAGCGGACAAATATAGACAACAAAAACCTACATTTGTCCAACTTTCAAATACAATTAAGAATTAACAAGCACATTCAATTTTTTGACCACTTGGACTTGACTTTGTTCCTTCGGTAGCATAACCGTCAAATTTCCACCATTCAATACCGCCCATTAACTCTTTTACTTTGAAACCAAGTTTTGACATATTTAAAGCCCCTTTTGTAGAAGCATTACAGCCAATTCCATCGCAATAAGTTACGTACAAAATGTCTTTATCCAAATGTTTGGTACTTTCCTCATTCATTTCACGATGCGGAATATTTATTGCCATTAGAATATGTTCAGCTTCAAAACCAAATGCTTTTCTTGCATCAAGTGGAACAACTTTTTCATTGTTATTTAAGGCATCAAATAAATCAGACGGGTCCATTTCAAATGCTAACTTGTTTTCGTAATGTTTAATTTGTAAATCCATTTTTCTAAATTTTAAGATTAATAATGATGCAAAACTAAAACAACTTTGTAAGCCATAAAAACGAAAATAATTCATTATTTATAACGATTATTTTCATACAAATCTGACTGTTTAATTTCGTTTCTTTGTGAAAATTTAAAGTTAAAATGGAAATTCGACATTTACGCCTTATCAAAGCAATTGTAGAAGAAGGTAGCATTACAAAAGCTATCGACAAACTTCATTTGACACAATCCGCATTAAGTCATCAATTGAAAGAAGCCGAATATCAATTGGGAACAAAAATATTTTTGAGACAGAACAAAAAATTAATTTTAACCAAAGCTGGAGAAAAATTATATGCCACAGCCAACGAAATATTAGATAAACTTTCCGACACTGAAAAAGAAATTAAACAATTGATTTTTGGAGAAGTTGGCGAAATAAGAATTAGCACTGAATGTTATTCAAGTTACCATTGGTTGCCTTCTGTTTTAAAGCAATTTCATCTTTTATACCCAAACATTGAGTTTAAAATTGTGATGGAAGCTACTCATTATCCTTTACAAAAATTACAAGAAAATATTTTAGATATTGCCATTATTAGCGACCCAATAAAAGACGAAAATATTAAGTATGTAGAACTTTTTCAAGACGAGATGATGATGGTAGTTTCTGAAAATCACTCTTGGGCAAATAAAAAGTATGTCGTTGCTGAAGACTTTATAAATGAACATTTATTGATACATTCTTTGCCAATGGAAACCGTTACTATTCACCAGTTTTTATTAGCACCAGCAAAAGTTACCCCTAAAAAAATAACGCCATTACCACTTACAGAAGCATCAATTGAAATGGTAAAAGCCGATATGGGAATTATGGCAATGGCAAAATGGGCATTACAACCCTATTTAAAAAACAACTCAATAAAAGCAATAAAAATTGGCAAAAATGGATTAAAAAGAAAGCATTACATTGCCTATATGAACAATAAAACCTATCCCGATTATTTTCAGCATTTTATTGAATTTTTACAAACCGAAATCAACCAACAATGGACTATATAATCAGAAAGTTAGAGGAAAAAGATTTAGCAACTTTGGTAGAATTATGCCAAAACCACGCTGACTATGAACAAGCAACATATAAATCTATTGGTAAAGAAAAACAACTCAAAAATGCAATTTTTTCACAAAATCCGAAGTTGTATTGCTATGTAATTGATAGTGGAACTGAATTAGCAGGTTATTTTTCATTCACTTTTGACTTTTCGACTTGGGACGCACAGACATTTTTATATTTGGACTGCCTATATTTAGAACCAAATTTTAGAGGAATAAAAATTGGCGAACAAGTTTTTGAAAAATTAAAACAAATCGGACAGGAAAATAATTGTGTAAATATTCAATGGCAGACACCAAATTTTAACGAAAGAGCTATCAAATTTTACAACAAAATTGGTGCAGTAGGAAAAGACAAACGTAGATTTTTCATAGATTTGTAACGTGTAGAAAAAACGCCAGCAGGCAACACACGCTACAAGCAATTTGGGCATTTGGCTTAATTGAAAAATTGGTTTGTATTTGGAAGATTTGGCAAATCCGAAAGATAACGCTGATTTAATCCCAAACTGCTTGTAGCGCGAGAACGTTGGTAGCAAGCAAAAAAAAAACAGAGAAAAGAATGTCTTGTTTGAGATAATTCGTAATTTTGATAAAAATATTTTGTTATGGATATTCAAAGTAGAAAAATAGAATTTATGCAAGCTTTCCTTAAACTCCAAAGTGAAGAAGTAATTTCTCAATTAGAACATATTTTAAGAAAGAAATCTACTATTGATTTAGAACTAGATTCAGAATTTAAACCTATGTCAATAGAAGAATTTAACGACCGAATTGATAAGTCCGAGAATGATTTTAAAAACGGTAGATATAAAAGTACTTCTGAACTTTTTAAGAAGTATAATTAATGAGTTACTCAATAATTTGGTCAAACTTTGCTGAGAGGGAACTTGATAAAATTTTTCAATATTATATTGAAAAAGCAAATTTAAAAGTTGCTAAAAGCATACTTCAGAAAATTTTAGTCGAACCAGAAAGACTTATACAAAATTCAGAATTATTTCAAATCGAAGATTTGTTAATTG
Proteins encoded in this region:
- a CDS encoding LysR family transcriptional regulator; this translates as MEIRHLRLIKAIVEEGSITKAIDKLHLTQSALSHQLKEAEYQLGTKIFLRQNKKLILTKAGEKLYATANEILDKLSDTEKEIKQLIFGEVGEIRISTECYSSYHWLPSVLKQFHLLYPNIEFKIVMEATHYPLQKLQENILDIAIISDPIKDENIKYVELFQDEMMMVVSENHSWANKKYVVAEDFINEHLLIHSLPMETVTIHQFLLAPAKVTPKKITPLPLTEASIEMVKADMGIMAMAKWALQPYLKNNSIKAIKIGKNGLKRKHYIAYMNNKTYPDYFQHFIEFLQTEINQQWTI
- a CDS encoding IS30 family transposase — translated: MEKKYKRLSLEERIIIETLLKENRTENYIGKQLNRNRSTITREVNLWVRNPTDIYKADLAHWYALETNKNKRTQDKINSYPKLKIFVYRSLLKGTSPELMAGQIKLLYPNDPIMSISYESIYKHIYRSRQSTLGKKLIKLLPYHHHKRRDKRKFGKKRTRIKDQVSIDLRPIEIEKRLEAGHLEGDLMIGVGHKSAIGTIVDRKTRYVIIVPISNRKSKTVTHEFAKLLNKHPQYLRKTMTYDNGMEMANHKWLSEKTGMDIYFAHPYSSWERGTNENTNGLIRRFLPKGTDFNTITTEELKRIENNLNNRPRKVLGFKTPNEMRNQEINKISNTQA
- a CDS encoding rhodanese-like domain-containing protein, which gives rise to MDLQIKHYENKLAFEMDPSDLFDALNNNEKVVPLDARKAFGFEAEHILMAINIPHREMNEESTKHLDKDILYVTYCDGIGCNASTKGALNMSKLGFKVKELMGGIEWWKFDGYATEGTKSSPSGQKIECAC
- a CDS encoding S41 family peptidase; this translates as MKNEIYGYFPYPIKWIDDKWLINIDSEQIPLGAEIIELNDTKTEKIIPELYKYYSTDGNNLTGKRIGLMTSFSKYYRLHFGLTQNFKINYVNPISKQLETKNVEGVDYKTYIENFRKMHSMSVDQYYYADLKENQKYKYKQLDSITGILTIQTFDMGNETTKEHLKYNQFLDSIFADIKTEGLKNLIVDVRNNGGGTDPNDLITYSYLTNRKFQENIQAWISFNKIPMLKYIDHKVPSFIRPLFIGKFNKEFQQIFPQEKNGKFYQDENSDDHKIRTPNQNAFTGNVYLLTSPKIASAGSLFAAMLAGNENTTTIGEETMGGYYGHNGHTSLEYKLPKSKIIIQFSVVNLEQDVPKKENQKYNRGIIPDYNITQTFSDFLNNTDTQMNFTLKLIKKK
- a CDS encoding GNAT family N-acetyltransferase; its protein translation is MDYIIRKLEEKDLATLVELCQNHADYEQATYKSIGKEKQLKNAIFSQNPKLYCYVIDSGTELAGYFSFTFDFSTWDAQTFLYLDCLYLEPNFRGIKIGEQVFEKLKQIGQENNCVNIQWQTPNFNERAIKFYNKIGAVGKDKRRFFIDL
- a CDS encoding type II toxin-antitoxin system RelE/ParE family toxin, with amino-acid sequence MSYSIIWSNFAERELDKIFQYYIEKANLKVAKSILQKILVEPERLIQNSELFQIEDLLIDRVYNYRYIVCDNYKIIYSVDIELKLIKIADVFDTRQNPIKIKRIK